The genomic segment CATCTCGGCCACCCGGCGGTCCTCGGCGTTGAGAACAGCGAAACCCGACGAGGGCAGAGCCTCCACCAACTCGGACTTGGCACGCGCCACCGCCCGCAGGGATCCGAAGATCTCCGTGTGCGCAGCGGCCACGCGGGTCACGACGCCCACGGTCGGTCGGGCGATGCCACACAGATGGGCGATGTGACCCGGACCGCGGGCACCCATCTCGACCACGACCGTCGAGGTGCCGTCGGGGGTGTTGAGCAGAGTGAGCGGCACGCCGATCTCGTTGTTGTGGGAGCGATCAGCGGCGTGGGTCGGCCGGTCGACGTTCAACACCGCCGCGGTGAAGTCCTTGACCGACGTCTTGCCAACCGAGCCGGTGATGCCGATGACCGGTCCGGCGATCCGATCCCGCGCCGCCGACCCCAGCGCCTCGAGGGCCACCTGCGTGTCGTCCACGACGATCGCCACCGCGTCACCCACCGGCGGATCGTCAGGTCGGGCGGTCAGGTACGCCGCCGCGCCCGAGTCGACCGCCGCGCCGATGAAGTCGTGACCGTCACGTTCGGCCAACAGCGGGACGAACAGGGCCCCGGGCGAGACCGTGCGGGAGTCCTGGGTGAACGACTCCACCACCACCGACCCGGCGGGGTCGCCGGCGCCCCCGCCCTCACCAGCGCCGCCATCCGGGCCCGTCGAGCCGGCACGCCGACCGGCCAACGAACCACCTGTCGCTTCGAGAATCTCGGCCACGGTCAGCTTCATGGGCGCAGTCTTCCACGACCACCGTCCGGACCGGCGCGAGTCCGAGCCGGTAGGTTCGCGGCCGATGCCGCGCAGGATCAGACTCGTGGTCCTCTTCGGAGGCGTATCCGCCGAACACGACATCTCGTGCGTCTCCGCGCGCCACGTGCTCGCTGCAGCCGACCGGGACCGCTACGACATAGTCGCGGTCGGAATCGGCCGTGACGGAATCTGGACCCGCGCCGAGGCAGCCAACGCGGCTATCGCGTCCGGCGAGTTCCCCGCGGCGCTGGACACCGCCGGAACGCCGGTCACCCCGAGCCAGGTGCTACTCGCCCCGGCCGACGGCCCGCCGGGCGGCTCAGCTGACTCCGCACCCGACTCACCGGCTGACGGCCCGACCAGCGGACCCGCGGGCGCGACGGTCGTGTTTCCCCTGCTGCACGGACCGATGGGCGAGGACGGAACCATCCAGGGCCTGCTCGAGACGTTCGACCTCCCCTACGTCGGGACCGGAGTGCTCGGGTCCGCCCTGGCGATGGACAAGGCCAAGGCCAAGGAGGTCGCTGCACACCACGGCATCCCCCAGGCCGCCTACCGGGCACTGCGCACCGCCGACATCGACACCGACACCGCCGAACTGCTGGCCGGCACGCTCGGCCTCCCGGCGTTCGTCAAGCCCGCCAACATGGGCAGCTCCGTCGGAGTGTCACGGGCCACGGACGTGGACTCCCTGGACGAGGCGCTCGAGACGGCGGCCCGCTACGACGAGTGGATCGTGGTGGAGGAAGCGATCGTCGGCCGCGAGATCGAGATCGGCGTCCTCGGCAACGACCCCTATCGCATCTCGGTACCCGGCGAGATCAAGCCCGCCGGGGACTTCTACGACTACGCCGACAAGTACGTGGACGACGCGGCCGAACTGCTCGTGCCAGCGCTGCTCGACGAGTCGACCGAGACGACGCTGCGGCAACTGGCCGCCGACGCGGCCCGGGCGATGCGGGTCGAAGGCCTCGCCCGGGTGGACGTCTTCGTGTCCGGCGAGCGTGTCCTGTTGAACGAGGTCAACACGATGCCCGGCTTCACCCCCATCTCGATGTACCCCCGGATGTGGGCCGCCAGCGGCGTGGCCTACACGGAACTCGTCGACGAACTCGTCCGCCTCGCGCTCGAGCGCTTCGCCCGGCGTCGCGCCCACCGCCACTTGCACCGGTGAAAGGACCGACAGCGCAGACAGCGCGCTCAGCGCAGCGCGGACCGCAGGAACCCGAGCAGTTCCGCGCGGCGCCGCACCGTTTCCCGCAGAGTCGGCTCGATACCGACCGCGCGCAGAACCTCGATCTCGGTCGCCACCCCGACGACGGTCGAGTACACCGACACCAGCAGCAGGCGCGGATCGCAGCGCCGGACGTCACCGTCGTCCATCGCCGCAGCCAAGCTCGCAGTGGCGGCGTCAACCATCGGCTCGAGCGCAGTGGCCACCCGCGTCGTCCACGGATCACCGAGTCGGGTGATCTCGCGCAACAGGCCGAGAACAGCCGGGCGGCGGACGGCCAGACGGAACACCGCACGCACCACCGCCTCCACCCGTTCGAACGCATCGCCCTCGTGGCCGACGGCCGCATCGAGGGCCTTCACCAGGTCCGCCACCGCGGCGTCCACCACGGCCTCGAGCAGCCGCTCCTTGGACGGATAGTGGTACAGGATCGTCTGCTTGCGGATGCCGAGTTCGTCGGCGACGGCGTCGAGCGACGTGGCCTCGTACCCCCGGGCGCCGAACATCGTCGTCGCCGTGACGAGGATTCGCTCCCGGGTGTCCATCGCGCGATCCTAGACGCTCCTCTACCATGTGGTAGAGAGCACCCGGCCAGCCCGCCCACGGAGCCATCGAGGCACGGCAGCGGCAGGAACACGGCCAGGGGCACAGCCAGGTACACGGGACACTCGGGACACTCGGGACACATGGGAGCCAACACGCGGTGATCAGCGAGGCACTCGCCGGCAAGCGCATCGCGATGACCGGCTCCACCGGGTTCCTGGGCACCGCGCTCACCGAGCGGCTCCTGCGCACCGTCGACGACTGCGAGATCGTCCTGCTCGTTCGACCCGGCCGACGCGGCGCCACCAAACGCGTCGAACGAGACATCCTCCGCAACGACTGCTTCGACCGCCTGCGCGAACAGGTCGGGCCCGACGCCTTCGCGGCGATGATCGAGCAGCGGATCCACCCCATCGCCGCCGACGTCACCGCCGACGATCTCGCCCTCGACGACGAGGGGCGAGAGATGCTCGCCGGCTGCGACATCGTGATCCACTCGGCCGCCGCCGTCGCCTTCGACAACCCCTATGACCTCGCGGTGGAGACCAATCTCCTGGGCCCCGTGCGCCTTGCGGCGACACTCAACGAACTCGGCGTCACCCCGCACCTCATCGCCGTGTCCACCGCCTACGTGGCGGGCAACCGCAAGGGCGCCGCCCCCGAACAACTCCTCGCAGACTCGGCGTTCGCCATCGACGTGGACTGGCGCACCGAGGCAGACTCGGCCCGCCGGTCCCGCATCACCCTCGAAGACGAGAGCCGCACGCCGGACCGCCTCGGCGAGTTCCAGAAGATGGCGTCGGACGAAGTCGGCGCCGCGGGCAACACCGCCCTGGCCGCCAAGTCCGAACAGCACCGCCAGCGCTGGATCAAGGACCAACTCGTCGACGCGGGCCGCGCCCGCGCCGCGTCGCTCGGCTTCCCCGACGCCTACGCCTTCACGAAGGCCCTCGCCGAGCAGGCCCTCGTCGAGACCCGCGGCGACATCCCGCTGTCCATCGTGCGGCCGTCGATCATCGAATCGTCCTACGCCGAACCCTTCCCCGGCTGGATCCGCGGGTTCCGCATGGCCGAGCCGATCATCATCGCCTTCGGCCGCGGCCTGCTGAAGGACTTCCCCGGGCTGCCCGAGGGCGCGCTCGACGTGATCCCGGTGGACCACGTCGTGTCGGCCATCTGCGCCGTGGCGGCCAAGGGCCCCGAGGACCAGCCCGAGGTGTTCCAGGTGGCATCGGGTTCCACCAACCCGCTGAGATTCCAGGGCCTGCACGACTTCGCCCACGCCTGGTTCTCCGAGAACCCGATCTACGACGAGCGCGACCAGCCCATCAGCCCCACCCGGTGGTCCTACCCGTCCATCCACGAAGCGAAGGGCCAACTGGATCGGGCACGCCGCGGCCTGAGGGTCGCCGAGCGGGCGCTGCAGGTCCTACCGGTGCGCGGCCGCGGCGCCGTGCTCGCGGGGGAGATCGAAGAACAGCGCGAGCAGCTCGAACGGGCCATGGGATACGTCGAGCTCTACGGCATGTACGTCGAGTGCGAGGCCACGTACGGCACCTCGGAGCTGCTGCGGCTGCACGGATCGCTACCTGAAGCAGACCGAGCGGCCTTCAACTTCGACCCGCGCACCATCGACTGGGACCACTACCTCACCGACATCCATTTCCCGTCGGTGATGATCCAGGGCCGTGTGAAGGTGGCCCCGAGCGGAAAGGGCGGCGAGAGCCGCTCCACCCGGCTGCGCCGACAGGTCCTCTCACCCGACCGCCACATCGCGGCTTTCGACCTGGAGAACACGCTCATCGCGTCGAACGTCGTCGCCTCGTGGGGGTGGCTGGCCACCCGGCGCCTCAACGACGAGGACCGCATCCGCCTCGTCGCGAAGACCCTGCTGCAGGCACCCGGCCTGCTGGCCCTGGACCGCCGGGACCGCAGCGACTTCCTGCGCCAGTTCTACCGCCGCTACAAGGGCGCCCCCATCGAGCAACTCGAGACCGACACCTACGAGATGTTCAGTGACGTCATCTTGAAACAGTCGTTCCCCGCCGGCATACGTCGGGTGCGCGAACACCGGGCGCTCGGCCACCGTACGGTGCTGATCACCGGTGCGCTGGATTTCGTCGTCGCCCCGTTCCGCCCCCTCTTCGACGAGGTCGTGTGCGCCCACCTCGCCACCGATGGCGACGTCTACACAGGCCAACTCCTCGAGGTCCCGCCCACCGGCGAGAGCCGCGCCCAGGGCCTCGCCGACTACGCCGAGGCCGAAGGCCTGTCGCTGTCGGAGGCCTGCGCCTATGCGGACTCGACGAGCGACCTCCCCATGCTCGAAGCCGTCGGTTTCCCCGTCGCGGTCAACCCCGAGACGAAACTCGCCACCCTCGCCCGCCGGCGGGGTTGGCTCGTGGAGATCTTCGACAAGGCCCCCGGTGGACCCCGCAAACTGTTGCCCATCGGCAGGAGAAGGACCGCGTGAGTTCCCGACGCAGCTCGCCCCACGCGAGCCCGACCCCAGCGCACACACCCGACGAGAGGACCCGCGCGTGAGTCCGCGACGCACCCCCCGGAAGGGCTTCGTGCTCGACGTCGACCGTTCGACACCGCCCATCCTGTTCCACCGTGGTGAGGGATTCTCGCTCGAGAAGCTCCCGCCCGACCGGTCCCGGGTGATCTACCCCGCCGAGGCGGTCGACGGCATCGACGACCCCGACGGCGCCATCCGCCGGGCGCTGCTCGAACCCCTCGACCACGACCCGCTCCCGGCCCTGCTCAAGCCCGGGATGAAGCTGACCATCGCGTTCGACGACATCTCGCTGCCGCTGCCGCCGATGCGCCGCCCCGACATCCGCCAGCGCATCATCGAAGCCGTTCTGGACCTTGCCGCGGCCGCGGGCGTGGACGACGTGCACCTCATCGCCGCACTCGCCCTGCACCGGCGCATGACCGAGAACGAACTGCGCCACGCCGTCGGCGACCGCGTCTACGACGCGTTCGCCCCGTCGGGCCAGCTCTACAACCACGACGCCGAGGACCCCGACGGGATGGTGATCCTCGGCACCACCGACCACGGCGAAGATGTCCAGATGTCGCGCCGGGCCGCCGAGAGCGACCTCGTCGTGTACGTGAACATCAACCTCGTCGCCATGGACGGCGGCTGGAAGTCGACGGCCACCGGTCTGTCCGGCTACAAGGCGCTGCGTCACCACCACAACGTCAAGACGATGGTCCACTCCAAGTCCTTCATGGACCGTCACAAGTCCGAGTTGCACCACTCGAACTGGCGCCAGGGCGAGATCATCAAGAAGCACGGCCCGCCGATCTTCCAGATCGAGACCACGGTCAACAACAACACCTACGGTCTCGACGGCCCCCTCGGCATGTTCCAGAAGCGCGAGTGGGAGTGGAACGCTGCCGACCGGGCCAAATTCGTCGCCATGCAGACCGGCCTGAAGGCCATGCCCTCGGCCGCCCGCCGGGCTGCCTTCCAGACCTGGAAGTCCCCCTACGACCTGACGTCGGTGTACGCGGGCGAGGTGGAGGCCGTCCACGAGAAGACCCTCGCCCACGTCCACGACCAGCAGGTGGTCGAGGTCAAGGGCCAGACCGACGTCCTGACGCTCGGGCTCCCCTACCTGTGCCCCTACAACGTCAACTCGATCATGAACCCGATCCTCGTCATGTGCCTCGGGCTCGGGTACTACTTCAACCTGTACCGGGGACGTCCGCTGGTGCGCCCCGGAGGCGTCGTGATCATGACGCACCCGACCCCGTGGGAGTTCCACCCGGTCCACCACCCGAGCTACATCGACTTCTTCGAGCAGGTCCTCACCGACACGACCGATCCGCTCGAGATCGAGGCGAAGTACGAGAAGCGCTTCGCCGAGGACGAGTGGTACATCCACCTGTACCGCACGAGCTACGCCTACCACGGCGTCCACCCGTTCTACATGTGGTACTGGGGCGCCCACGCCCTGGACCATCTCGGCAAGGTCATCATCGTCGGCGGCAATGTGAAGGCGGTGCACCGCCTGGGCTTCCAGCCCGCGTCGACGCTCAACGACGCGCTCGAGATGGCCTCCGACGTCGTCGGTCGCGAGCCCACCATCACCCACCTGCACGCACCGCCGCTGCTGATCGCGGACGTGACCTGAGCCGTGTTCGACACCCGCACCGAGATGCGCAAGATGCGCATGACCGCCCGGTCCGTGCAGCGGCGCGCCCGCCGTCTCGGCCGTCTGCGCCCGCCGCGCCTCGAATTCCCCTACCGGGCACCGACGGTGCCGAAGGCAGCCGGGCCCGTTCCGAAGCCCGAGGGTCGCGGCGTGGACTACGACACCGACTGGGCCCGCACCGACTTCGCACGGGTCGTGCGGGCGGCCGCGGTCGAGTCGATCGTCCGGCCGACGGTCAGGGTTCTCGCTCAGCCCGAACGCATCGGACTGGACCGCCTCGACGACATCGACGGTCCGGTGATCTTCGCGGCCAACCACCACAGCCACCTCGACACGCCGCTGATCGCCACGTCGATCCCGGCGCACCTGCGGCACCACCTCGTCGTCGGTGCGGCCGCCGACTACTTCTTCTCCAACCCGGTGACGAGCGCCGCCTCGGCCCTGTTCGTGGGGGCGATCCCGATCGAACGGTCGAAGGTGGGCCGGACCTCCGCCGACGAGGCCGCCCGCATCCTCGACGAGGGCTGGTCGCTGCTCATCTACCCCGAGGGCGGCCGCAGCCCCGACGGGTGGGCCCAGGAGTTCCGCGGCGGCGCCGCCTACCTCGCGCTGCGCTGCGGCGTCCCGGTCATCCCCGTCCATCTCTCGGGAACGGGACGCATCCTGCGCAAGGGATCACTGCTCCCCCGCCCGGCCCGGACCACGGTGGCCTTCGGCGCGCCCGTGGTCGCCGACGACGGCGAGCGTTCCCGTGGCCTCGCGACACGCATCGAGATCGCCGTCTCCTCACTCGCGGACGAGGTGGCCACCGACTGGTGGCAGGCCCGCCGACGGTTCCACGCCGGCGACGTCCCCTCCATGTCGGGTCCGGCCGCGGCATCGTGGCGCAGGGCATGGCAACTCGGTAGCCGTGACCGGTCCCGGCGCAACCGCCGTCCCGCCTGGCCCCGCATCTGACCGCGCTGATCCTGCGTATGGCCAGCCGGCTGGTCGCGGCGGTAGGCACCGACCTCTGAGAACAGCGCTCAGCTCTCGTCGACGAGACGCAGAGCCGGCCGTTCACCGGTCTCCGAGCCCTGCCCCGCCCGAAGGTCCACGACGAACTCGGTGAGGTGGCCGGGGAAGACGTGCTCGGACACGAGCACCGGTTCACCGTCGGTCGACGTGGTCGTCCGTGACACCACGAGCACGGGCGACCCCGTCGGCACGTCCAACAACGCCGCGTCGGCGTCGGACACCGTCGCTGCGCCGATGCGCTGGGTGGCACCGGCCAGGTCGATGCTCAAGAGGTCCCCGAAGCTGGCCCGCTCCACATCGGAGTGGGACAGCTCGGCGCCGAGGTCCTCACGGCACCACACCGTCACCCGGGCGAATGGATGTCCGTCCGCGAGGTTGACGCGCCGGACCTCGAGGACCCGCGAACCCAGGACCGCCGCGACATGCGCCGGGGCGTCGGTGAACCGGAACTCGACGATCTGACGCTCCGACGTGCGACCGGAGTCGTCGAGTTGCGCCTCGATGGTGGCGAGGCCGTCGAGAACCTGGCTGACCCGGTCGGCGGCGACGAACCACCCGAAGCCCTGTCGGGAATCCACGAGTCCCTCGGCCCGCAACAGATCGAGCGCCCTGCGCACGGTCACCCGGCTCGCCTCGTAGGCGGTTCCGAGCTCCGCTTCGCTCGGCAGGATCCGGCCCGCGCCGAACTCGCCGTCGGTGATCCGACGTCGCAGATCGGTGGCGATCTCCTGATAGCGGAAGGTCCTCACTTGTCCTATACTTGTATCACATCGTGTGGGGAGCCCGGCCTTCGGGTATGCCCCGGGTCGGCGCTCTAGGATCGCCGCACACGCCACTCAGCAGCAGTCAACGAACCTCCAGGGGAAACACATGGCCGTCGGACCGAACACTCCCATCGACCTGATCAACGGCGTCTACGCCACGCTCGACGAGCGGGTCGCCATCATGCGGGAGCGCCTCGGTCGGCCGGTGACCCTCGCCGAGAAGATCCTCGGCAACCACCTCGACGACCCGGCCACCGCCGGCATCGACCGCGGGGTCTCGTACTCGGATCTGCGCCCCGACCGGGTCGCCATGCAGGACGCGACGGCACAGATGGCGTGGCTCCAGTTCATGACCGCGGGCCTCGACGAGGTCCAGGCACCGACCACGACGCACTGCGACCACCTCATCCAGGCCAAGGTGGACGGCAAGCGTGACCTGCTCGCCGCCCTCGAGAACAACGACGAGGTCTACGACTTCCTCGAGTCCGTCTGCGCCCGGTACGGCGCAGGGTTCTGGAAGCCCGGCAGCGGGATCATCCACCAGGTGGTGCTCGAGCAGTACGCCTTCCCGGGCGGGATGATGATCGGCACCGACAGCCACACGCCCAACGCCGGTGGCCTCGGCATGATCGCCATCGGGGTCGGCGGTGCCGACGCCGTCGACGTCATGGTCGGCGAGCCGTGGAACGTCCGCTGGCCCAAGCTGATCGGCGTACACCTCACGGGCGAACTGCGCGGCTGGTCCGCGCCCAAGGACGTCATCTTGAAGGTGGCGGAGATCCTGACCGTCAAGGGCGGCACCGGGGCGATCGTGGAGTACTTCGGGCCGGGCGCCAACGCCATCTCCTGCACCGGCAAGGGCACCATCTGCAACATGGGCGCCGAGATCGGCGCCACGACGTCGGTGTTCGCCTACGACGAGGCGATGGCGCGATACCTCAAGTCCACGCGCCGCGAGGAGATCGCGGATGCCGCCAACGCCGTCGCCCACCACCTGCGCGCCGACGACGAGGTGCTCGCCAACCCCGGCGAGTACTACGACCGGGTGATCGAGATCGACCTGTCCACCCTCGTGCCCCACATCAACGGCCCCCACACCCCCGACCGCGCACGCCCGGTGTCACAGTTCGGCGCCGAGGCCGAGGCCGAGGGCTGGCCGATGGAGATCTCCCAGGCGCTCATCGGTTCGTGCACGAACTCGTCGTACGAGGACATAACCCGGGCCGCGTCCATCATCCGCGACGCCGTCGCGAAGGGCCTCAAGGTCACGACGCCGCTGCTCGTCACCCCCGGCTCCGAGCAGGTCCGGGCGACCATCGAGCGCGACGGCCTCCTCGAGACTTTCGAGGCCGCCGGAGCGACGGTGCTCGCCAACGCGTGTGGCCCCTGCATCGGCCAGTGGTCGCGCAGCGACGTCTCCGAGGGCGACACGAACGTCATCGTCAACAGCTACAACCGCAACTTTCCCAAGCGCAACGACGGGTTCGCCTCGACGCTGTCCTTCGTGACCAGCCCCGAAACGGTTGTCGCGCTGGCGCTGGCCGGCCGGGTGGACTTCGACCCCGCCAACGACACGCTCACCAACGAAGCCGGCGAAGAGGTGCGCCTCGCGGAGCCGATGGGGATCGAACTCCCGCCCGCCGGCTTCGACCCGGGCGAGATGGTCTTCGTCGCCCCGCCCGCCGACGGTGGCGACGGCATCGACGTCGTCGTGTCCCCGACGAGTGACCGCATCCAACTCCTCGAGCCCTTCCCGGCGTGGGACGGCGAGGACCTCGTCGAGTTGCCCGTCGCCGTGAAGGCGCAGGGCAAGTGCACCACCGACCACATCTCGATGGCCGGCCCGTGGCTCAAGTACCGGGGCCACATCGAGAACATCTCCGGCAACCTCTTCCTCGGCGCCGTCAACGCGTTCACGGGCGAGGCCGGGACCGGCAAGGACCCCCTCGACGGCACGACGAAGTCCTACCCCGACATCGCCGCCCACCTCCACGAGTCGGGCCAGGACTGGGTCGTCATCGGCGACGAGAACTACGGCGAGGGCTCCTCGCGTGAGCACGCTGCGATGGAGCCCCGGTTCCGCCGCTGTCGCGCCGTGATCGTCCGCTCGTTCGCCCGCATCCACGAGACGAACCTCAAGAAGCAGGGCGTCCTGGCGCTGACGTTCGTGGACCCCGCGGACTACGACAAGATCGGCGAGGACGACACGATCTCGGTCCTCGGCCTGGCCGACCTCGCACCGGAGTCCGAGGTGGCCTGCCGCATCACGAAGCCGGACGGGACGACGGTGGACTTCACGACCCGCCAGACCATGTCACCCGACCAGATCGAGTGGTTCAAGGCCGGCTCCGCGCTCAACCTGATCCGTCAGCGTCGGGCCTGAGATCGCCGGGGCTACCGGGCGGATAGGTCCTGGCCAGTTCCTCGACCGTCGGCTCACGGCTGTGACGCGCCTCGGCGGGGAGCAGCCGTGAGATCGCATCCATGATCGCCGCGGTGTCGGCGGTGTGGCTCTCGTGTGCCAGCCGGACAGGGCTTCCGACCCGCACGCGCACCTCGGGGATCTGCCACAGCCGCGGGAGGCGCGCCGACCGCGGCCACACCTGGTCGGTCCCCCACAGTCCGATCGGCACGACGGGGACGTCGTCCACCATCGCCGCCAGGCGGGCGACCCCCGGTCGGGCCTTCAGGTCCGGTTCGAAGAAGGCCGGGCCGCGCGGGATCGTCCCCTGGGGCATGATCCCGATCAACTCACCGGCCCGCAGATAGTCGGCGGCCTCGTCGAGGGGTTGACTGGCGCCTGAACCCCGGTCGACGCGGATCATGCCGAGCGCCCGCATGAGCGGCCCGACCACGGGGTGCTCGAACAACTCGGCCTTGCCGAGGTAGCGGATCGGGCGGTTACGGGTGTAGGCGAGCCACGCCACCACGACCGGATCGAAGTACGAGCGGTGGTTGGCCGCGAGTATCGCCGGGCCCTCGGAGGGGATCCGGTCGACGCCGTCCACGTCGGCTTCCAGCAACGGCAGGAGTTCGGGGCGGGCGAGGATCATCAACAGTTCCTGCACCTCGTGACCCGAGATCGTGGCGACACCCTCGGGCGCCCGGAAGTCCCTGACGGGCCAGCCCGACACCCGTGCGATGACACGCAGACGCGCGTCGGGGTTCACCGCCACGGGGTGTGCGACCGCCCGCAGCAGCGGGGCGTCGTAGTAGCTGTCCGAGTAGGCCCAGCTGTCGGCGAGGTCCACGCCGTCGGCCCGACACCACGCCTCGACGGCGCTGAGCTTCCCCCTCCCCCAGGTGAACTCACCGTCGATGGTGCCGTCGAACACGCCGTGCACGGCCCGGTAGCGCGTCGCCACCACATCATCGAAGCCGAGGCGCCGCGCGAGCGGTTCGACCAGTTCGTGGGGGGTCGTGGTGGCCATGACGAGGCGGTGTCCGTCCCGGCGGTGCCGGGCGATCTCGGCCCGTGCGAACGGCAGGAGCCGGTCGGCGAGCTCGGGAGCGGCCAGTTCGCCGACCTCGACCAGCTCGTCGCGCCGCCGTCCCGCCGCCATCCGCACGGCCTGGCGGGCGAACGCCATCGAGACGGGATCCTCACCGAAACGCTCGTAGAGAGCGAAGAGCAGCCGCTGACCCGGTATCGACGGCGCCGGGAGGCCACGGCTGTGCATCATGTCCGCGATGGTGGCGCCGCTGCTCGAGGCCAGGAGTGTGCGGTCGAGATCGAAGAAGGCGCCGGCCGCCATGGCGCTCACGGTACCGCTGCACTCGGGCCGCCACGGCCGGAGTGGCCCCCCACGACACCACCCGGGTGGGGCGGTCCGCACCGAGCGGCCACAACACAGACCGCCGCAGGCGGCGACGACACAGCCCGGGCGACTCGCCACCGAGGGTGGGCCGGTCCGCCGCAGGCGGCGACAACACAGCCCAAAACGCCGAAGAGAGACCGGAGGGGGGATCCGGTCTCTCTTCGATCGGTCTCGGGCGCGGGGGGGACCTGCCCTTCGACCAGCCGAGTCGCACTGGGGGGGGTGTGCGAGAACCTCGGCTTTATGTGATGTGTTCATCATGCGCCCGAACCCCGACAGAATCAAACAGTTGTTCGCGATAGTTTGCATCTGTCAGAGAGATAACGTTGACGTCAAAGTGTCGGATTCGATGATGAATGCAGGGTGAACGATGGATCTACGACAGCTCGATGCTCTCCTCGCGGTTGCAGAACACGGCACCTTCTCGGCGGCGGCGCTCGCACTGCACACCGTGCAGTCCAACGTCTCGACCCACATCGCCAAGCTCGAGGACGAGCTGGGCACGGTCCTCGTGGACCGGGCGAGCCGCGCGCTGACGCCCGAAGGGGAGGTGGTCGCGTCGCGGGCCCGGGTCGTCCGCAGCGAGTTGGACGGCATCGGTCCGCAACTCGCCGGAATCCGACAGGAAGTGTCGGGCAACGTCGTGATCGGCGTCATCGGCTCGGCGGCGGGGTGGCTCGCCCACCGGCTGGGACGCGCCACCCTCGACACCCACCCGGGCGTGACCTTGACGATCATCGAGGCCAGCACGGCCCAGCTCCGGCCGCGCCTCGCCCGCCACGAACTCGACCTCGCCCTCGTCAATCTCCCCGTCGACGACCGCGACATCACCACCGAGAAGCTGTTCACCGAGAACGTGGTCGTCGCCACGCTCCCCGACCACCCCCTGGCCGCGCTGGACGTCATCAGCCCCGAGGATCTCGCAGCGCACCCGCTACTACTGCCCGCCCGCGGGACGGCGTTCCGCACAGAGCTCGACGCGGACCTCGCCCGCGTGGGCCTCGCCCTACACGGCCGGATCGAAGTGGACGGTGTCCGGCTCCTCACCGAGATGGCCGCAGCCGGGCTCGGCCCCGCGCTCGTACCCGCCAGCGCCGCCCATGCCGACGACCCCCTCGTCATCGTTCCCGTCGAGGGGCTGCTGATGCGTTCGGTCGGCCTCGCGCGACCGCGCAACGTCGCCGCATC from the Acidimicrobiales bacterium genome contains:
- a CDS encoding TetR/AcrR family transcriptional regulator → MDTRERILVTATTMFGARGYEATSLDAVADELGIRKQTILYHYPSKERLLEAVVDAAVADLVKALDAAVGHEGDAFERVEAVVRAVFRLAVRRPAVLGLLREITRLGDPWTTRVATALEPMVDAATASLAAAMDDGDVRRCDPRLLLVSVYSTVVGVATEIEVLRAVGIEPTLRETVRRRAELLGFLRSALR
- a CDS encoding lactate racemase domain-containing protein translates to MSPRRTPRKGFVLDVDRSTPPILFHRGEGFSLEKLPPDRSRVIYPAEAVDGIDDPDGAIRRALLEPLDHDPLPALLKPGMKLTIAFDDISLPLPPMRRPDIRQRIIEAVLDLAAAAGVDDVHLIAALALHRRMTENELRHAVGDRVYDAFAPSGQLYNHDAEDPDGMVILGTTDHGEDVQMSRRAAESDLVVYVNINLVAMDGGWKSTATGLSGYKALRHHHNVKTMVHSKSFMDRHKSELHHSNWRQGEIIKKHGPPIFQIETTVNNNTYGLDGPLGMFQKREWEWNAADRAKFVAMQTGLKAMPSAARRAAFQTWKSPYDLTSVYAGEVEAVHEKTLAHVHDQQVVEVKGQTDVLTLGLPYLCPYNVNSIMNPILVMCLGLGYYFNLYRGRPLVRPGGVVIMTHPTPWEFHPVHHPSYIDFFEQVLTDTTDPLEIEAKYEKRFAEDEWYIHLYRTSYAYHGVHPFYMWYWGAHALDHLGKVIIVGGNVKAVHRLGFQPASTLNDALEMASDVVGREPTITHLHAPPLLIADVT
- the murF gene encoding UDP-N-acetylmuramoyl-tripeptide--D-alanyl-D-alanine ligase, coding for MKLTVAEILEATGGSLAGRRAGSTGPDGGAGEGGGAGDPAGSVVVESFTQDSRTVSPGALFVPLLAERDGHDFIGAAVDSGAAAYLTARPDDPPVGDAVAIVVDDTQVALEALGSAARDRIAGPVIGITGSVGKTSVKDFTAAVLNVDRPTHAADRSHNNEIGVPLTLLNTPDGTSTVVVEMGARGPGHIAHLCGIARPTVGVVTRVAAAHTEIFGSLRAVARAKSELVEALPSSGFAVLNAEDRRVAEMVSFTTAAVTTYGGVRADVTARDVTLDDDLRPSFTLVHRTGEVPVTLAARGAHMVSNALAAASVGIVAGLDLATIAAGLAAAELSPLRMDVVRTPTGGIVINDAYNANPASMSAALDALMALDVKRRFAVLGVMAELTPKEHGPSHRAVAERAAAGGVTVVVVGEEAYGLDPVEGPADAVAALGGLGPGDAVLVKASRVAALERVVDLLSGP
- a CDS encoding HAD-IB family hydrolase gives rise to the protein MISEALAGKRIAMTGSTGFLGTALTERLLRTVDDCEIVLLVRPGRRGATKRVERDILRNDCFDRLREQVGPDAFAAMIEQRIHPIAADVTADDLALDDEGREMLAGCDIVIHSAAAVAFDNPYDLAVETNLLGPVRLAATLNELGVTPHLIAVSTAYVAGNRKGAAPEQLLADSAFAIDVDWRTEADSARRSRITLEDESRTPDRLGEFQKMASDEVGAAGNTALAAKSEQHRQRWIKDQLVDAGRARAASLGFPDAYAFTKALAEQALVETRGDIPLSIVRPSIIESSYAEPFPGWIRGFRMAEPIIIAFGRGLLKDFPGLPEGALDVIPVDHVVSAICAVAAKGPEDQPEVFQVASGSTNPLRFQGLHDFAHAWFSENPIYDERDQPISPTRWSYPSIHEAKGQLDRARRGLRVAERALQVLPVRGRGAVLAGEIEEQREQLERAMGYVELYGMYVECEATYGTSELLRLHGSLPEADRAAFNFDPRTIDWDHYLTDIHFPSVMIQGRVKVAPSGKGGESRSTRLRRQVLSPDRHIAAFDLENTLIASNVVASWGWLATRRLNDEDRIRLVAKTLLQAPGLLALDRRDRSDFLRQFYRRYKGAPIEQLETDTYEMFSDVILKQSFPAGIRRVREHRALGHRTVLITGALDFVVAPFRPLFDEVVCAHLATDGDVYTGQLLEVPPTGESRAQGLADYAEAEGLSLSEACAYADSTSDLPMLEAVGFPVAVNPETKLATLARRRGWLVEIFDKAPGGPRKLLPIGRRRTA
- a CDS encoding D-alanine--D-alanine ligase family protein codes for the protein MPRRIRLVVLFGGVSAEHDISCVSARHVLAAADRDRYDIVAVGIGRDGIWTRAEAANAAIASGEFPAALDTAGTPVTPSQVLLAPADGPPGGSADSAPDSPADGPTSGPAGATVVFPLLHGPMGEDGTIQGLLETFDLPYVGTGVLGSALAMDKAKAKEVAAHHGIPQAAYRALRTADIDTDTAELLAGTLGLPAFVKPANMGSSVGVSRATDVDSLDEALETAARYDEWIVVEEAIVGREIEIGVLGNDPYRISVPGEIKPAGDFYDYADKYVDDAAELLVPALLDESTETTLRQLAADAARAMRVEGLARVDVFVSGERVLLNEVNTMPGFTPISMYPRMWAASGVAYTELVDELVRLALERFARRRAHRHLHR